In the Sarcophilus harrisii chromosome 3, mSarHar1.11, whole genome shotgun sequence genome, one interval contains:
- the LOC111719941 gene encoding uncharacterized protein LOC111719941: MAVRRSISPPRSRVSSLTRFIEDQRSQHSHDIFVHPSFSMPSPSFSMLSPSVSSFMHQSRQSSHVPYGQDISSSYYNFSFGIPLPSPFSYVDPFFRRGQPERAQASNPFLTSPPFCDLSQRHPFMEYNSEMCFHSRNLEPRGIQSPAAQATRQEKDISGTNYCFNDCYASPSTMLKLGATCNLDSRHDYPPIFHIPLKPETPMDKELSLMHQNFPPPPTIRYNLTPPKSLTDPEEDPLGNLFKLLQADLVPKRPRYFLEGTDSEADTTSSISSECHSKDHSKCCPHHVTPQEGMKKDSYQTPECDSSSSTECDSSSSTECDSSSSTECDSSSSTECDSSSSAEGRSDDINDAETDDYIIDVETVEN; the protein is encoded by the exons ATGGCTGTTCGTAGGAGCATCTCGCCGCCCAGAAGTCGG GTTTCAAGCTTAACAAGGTTCATAGAAGACCAAAGGAGCCAACATTCCCatgatatttttgtacatccatCATTTTCCATGccttctccctcattttccaTGCTTTCTCCCTCAGTATCTTCCTTCATGCACCAGTCACGACAATCATCTCATGTACCCTATGGACAAGACATCTCTTCTTCCTACTACAATTTCAGTTTTGGAATTCCACtgccctctcctttttcttatgTTGATCCTTTCTTCCGAAGAGGACAACCTGAGAGGGCTCAAGCTTCAAACCCATTCCTGACCTCCCCCCCTTTCTGTGActtatcccaaagacatccatTTATGGAATATAATAGTGAAATGTGCTTTCATTCAAGAAACCTTGAACCTAGAGGGATTCAGTCACCAGCAGCACAAGCTACAAGGCAGGAAAAAG atatttctGGGACAAACTATTGCTTTAATGATTGCTATGCTTCCCCTTCTACGATGCTGAAATTGGGAGCTACTTGTAACCTGGACTCTAGGCATGATTACCCACCAATTTTCCATATTCCTTTAAAACCAGAGACTCCAATGGATAAAGAACTTTCATTAATGCATCAG AACTTTCCACCACCTCCAACTATCAGATACAACTTAACCCCACCAAAGTCCTTAACTGATCCTGAAGAGGATCCTTTGGGAAACCTCTTTAAATTACTTCAGGCTGACCTGGTCCCCAAAAGACCAAGATATTTCCTGGAAGGTACAGATTCTGAAGCAGATACCACATCTTCCATCTCATCTGAATGTCATTCAAAAGACCATTCCAAATGCTGTCCACATCACGTAACTCCccaagaaggaatgaagaaagattCCTATCAGACTCCAGAATGTGACTCCAGCAGCTCAACAGAATGCGACTCCAGCAGTTCAACAGAATGCGACTCCAGCAGTTCAACAGAATGCGACTCCAGCAGCTCAACAGAATGTGACTCCAGCAGCTCAGCAGAGGGACGTTCCGATGATATTAATGATGCGGAGACTGATGATTATATTATAGATGTGGAGACAGTAGAAAATTAA